ATCCAATACGGCTCGGAATCAATAAGCGTTCCGTCCATGTCGAACAAGACGCCGCGAAACGATGGGGTAAAAGTCACCGCTTCATCCTAAGGCGAACTGCGTTGGGTCAGACTTTGCGCCTAGGCTAAGGACATGCCCGATTCAGCCCCCGCCACCGTGCCTCTGCCAGGTCCCGTCCTGATCGCCGCGTTCGGCGGATGGAACGATGCGGGCACCGCAGCCACAGCCGCGGTCCTGCACATGCGCGAGGTCTGGGGCGGCGAACTGATCCACTCCGTTGACCCCGAAGACTATTACGATTTCCAGGTCGCCCGCCCGACCCTTGGTCGCGCCGGTGTCAGCGGGCACGCGCTCGATTGGCCCGGCACGACGGTGACGCGCTCGACGCTGCCGTCTTCCGGCCAGGACATTTTCCTCATCGAGGGCACCGAACCGTCCATGCGGTGGCGCTCGTACTGCGCCGAGTTGATCGCGGTTGCCCGCGAACGCGGCGTGCAGACGATAATCGTGCTGGGGGCCATGCTGGCGGACGTTCCGCACACGCGCCCGCTCCCGATCGCAGTACACAGTTACGACGAGGACCTGACCAACCGCCTGGAGCTGGATCGCAGCGATTACGAGGGCCCCGTCGGCATAACCTCGGTACTTCAAGACATAGCTGACGCGATCGGCCTCGACGCGCTGGCGGTGTGGGCGGCGGTTCCCCATTACGTTGCGCAGACCCCCGCGCCGAGTGCGACGATCGGGCTCTTAAACAAGCTGGAAGATCTGGTTGGCGAGCCAATCGAACTGGGACAGCTGGTCGATGATGCCCGGGCGTGGCGCCGCGGGGTCGATGAAATGTTG
This is a stretch of genomic DNA from Rarobacter incanus. It encodes these proteins:
- a CDS encoding PAC2 family protein; this translates as MPDSAPATVPLPGPVLIAAFGGWNDAGTAATAAVLHMREVWGGELIHSVDPEDYYDFQVARPTLGRAGVSGHALDWPGTTVTRSTLPSSGQDIFLIEGTEPSMRWRSYCAELIAVARERGVQTIIVLGAMLADVPHTRPLPIAVHSYDEDLTNRLELDRSDYEGPVGITSVLQDIADAIGLDALAVWAAVPHYVAQTPAPSATIGLLNKLEDLVGEPIELGQLVDDARAWRRGVDEMLEDDQPVAEYVQQLESLKDTTDSPEASGDAIAAEFEKFLRKRGGGTGAKGSTDEG